One genomic region from Pseudochaenichthys georgianus chromosome 15, fPseGeo1.2, whole genome shotgun sequence encodes:
- the agt gene encoding angiotensinogen → MWSSFAALLLCCYLSGSQANRVYVHPFSLFAVANVSCETLQTKTSKPLHTVPVALLDIEVMTPDNRDQLEVDAQRHNITTKTAVLAQLLNTLGLRLYEALSRQQPGTNILLSPVNTFGSLITFYLGVSTKTAMPYQDLLSLRIETDREDCVSLVDGHELLKTLQGINSLVDDGPKDEITTQVWTFSRQDAQLSEDFIQGTQDFSDTSFTRGVDFSNPQEAEHLVNSFLEKTSNGKMKGIFKDLNSSSDLLFVSSFNFQGNWRTAFQPEKTSLQEFYVDETTTVMTPLMTHTGQYHYHNDKVRRCTVVKLSLSKRSHMLLVLPHEGANMKDIESKLLTVIPVWQESLQEGLLELSLPKFSMSSVNDLRDLLNKMSPIVGAKLLGSEAEFTRLSNIQPFTIDQAVNKVTFEMSEEGAELQDKIQEAGVPLKLSINRPFFFSVIEGDSRAVLLMGKIVNPTL, encoded by the exons ATGTGGTCGTCTTTCGCAGCCCTCTTGCTCTGCTGCTACCTCTCAGGAAGTCAAGCCAACCGTGTCTACGTCCACCCCTTCTCCCTCTTTGCTGTCGCTAATGTCAGCTGCGAGACCCTGCAGACCAAGACGTCCAAGCCTCTGCACACGGTTCCTGTGGCCCTCCTTGATATTGAAGTCATGACACCAGATAACAGGGACCAGTTGGAGGTGGACGCCCAGAGGCATAACATCACAACGAAGACAGCGGTCCTGGCACAGCTGCTGAACACTCTGGGCCTGAGGTTGTACGAGGCTCTCAGCAGGCAGCAGCCAGGCACCAACATTCTCCTGTCTCCGGTCAACACCTTTGGTTCCCTCATCACCTTCTACCTGGGGGTCTCCACGAAGACAGCAATGCCATACCAG GATCTACTAAGCCTGCGCATTGAAACCGACAGGGAGGACTGTGTGTCCTTGGTGGACGGACACGAGCTCCTCAAGACCCTGCAGGGCATTAACTCTCTGGTGGACGACGGGCCAAAAGATGAAATCACCACCCAGGTCTGGACCTTCTCTCGCCAGGACGCTCAACTGTCAGAGGACTTTATTCAAGGCACACAGGATTTCTCTGACACATCGTTCACCCGCGGCGTGGACTTCTCGAATCCACAGGAGGCCGAGCATCTGGTGAACAGCTTCCTGGAGAAGACGTCAAATGGGAAGATGAAGGGCATCTTCAAAGATCTGAACTCCAGCAGTGACCTGTTGTTTGTGTCTTCCTTCAACTTCCAAG GCAACTGGAGGACAGCTTTTCAGCCAGAGAAGACCTCCCTGCAGGAGTTTTATGTGGATGAAACAACCACAGTGATGACTCCCCTGATGACCCACACGGGTCAGTACCACTACCACAATGATAAG GTACGGCGGTGCACGGTTGTGAAGCTGTCTCTGAGCAAGCGCTCCCACATGTTGTTGGTCCTGCCTCATGAAGGAGCCAACATGAAGGACATTGAGTCAAAGCTGCTCACAGTCATCCCCGTCTGGCAGGAGAGCCTCCAGGAGGG TCTGTTGGAGCTGTCCCTCCCAAAGTTCTCCATGTCCTCTGTGAATGACCTCCGTGACCTGCTGAACAAGATGTCTCCGATAGTCGGGGCCAAGCTGTTGGGCTCCGAGGCGGAGTTCACCAGACTCAGCAACATCCAACCCTTTACTATAGATCAG GCGGTCAACAAGGTGACGTTTGAGATGTCCGAGGAAGGAGCAGAACTTCAGGATAAGATCCAGGAAGCGGGCGTCCCTCTCAAACTGTCCATCAACCGGCCGTTCTTCTTCTCCGTCATAGAGGGAGACTCAAGAGCCGTCCTCCTAATGGGCAAGATCGTCAACCCTACTCTGTGA